The Alphaproteobacteria bacterium genome includes a window with the following:
- a CDS encoding phospholipid carrier-dependent glycosyltransferase, with protein MERKNWKDLGLLTLTLGLLFFSFLGNRPLSSPDEGRYVEIPREMAQTGEWMTPHLNGLKYFEKPPLVYWVEAATISLSGVNEYFLRLPIAFFALLGCLAVYAFSCRFYSRKTGIWSAIVLATSLLYFSLSRIIILDMVLTVLISSALFSLLAGLKTPLSKSPSRRMFIYLAAGLFALALLCKGLISIALPGLVVLVWMALSQSLDKIKPLYLPTSITIFLAIALPWHVWMIWENPSFFDFYFIHEHFERYFTTVHRRYQPFWFFIPVVILGFFPWIGFIPKALKDFFPLKLKQLKTYDVELFLVLWIALFFMVFSFSQSSLIPYMLPIFPPLAVIVGRYLSYVWKNSLSLRSEGIFYSLFVFALAGAAYYASENGLIDTALFQETQLAQNILIGTGVLVLGLSFLKNVRPMIIALVAGQVLFLFALNDVAYLLQRPSTKPLAEKIKSLYGDSAQVVSYGRYYQDLPPYLNQTVKIVSWSGELDFGKNLEPNNTVFMTPEDLATLWAGPAPVCVVTPRSRVAELQNSLVPEPQEIASVESSIYPDATVLICSNQQ; from the coding sequence ATGGAAAGAAAAAACTGGAAAGACCTAGGCTTACTAACGCTAACCTTGGGCCTTTTGTTTTTTTCTTTTTTGGGGAATCGCCCTCTTTCAAGCCCTGATGAAGGGCGTTATGTAGAAATCCCCCGGGAAATGGCACAAACCGGCGAATGGATGACTCCTCATCTAAATGGTCTAAAGTATTTTGAAAAACCACCTTTAGTTTATTGGGTGGAGGCCGCAACCATAAGCCTATCTGGCGTTAACGAATACTTCTTACGACTGCCCATTGCCTTTTTTGCCTTGCTCGGATGCTTGGCCGTTTATGCCTTTTCCTGCCGATTTTACAGCCGAAAGACCGGCATCTGGTCGGCCATTGTTCTGGCAACATCTCTGCTCTATTTTTCCCTATCTCGCATTATCATACTAGATATGGTGCTGACAGTTCTGATCAGCTCTGCCCTATTTTCCCTTTTAGCGGGCCTTAAAACACCTCTGTCGAAAAGCCCAAGTCGCCGCATGTTCATTTATTTAGCCGCCGGCTTATTTGCACTGGCCCTTCTGTGCAAAGGCCTGATCTCTATTGCCCTGCCCGGTTTGGTGGTGCTGGTATGGATGGCCCTAAGCCAAAGTCTTGATAAAATAAAACCTCTTTACCTGCCCACAAGTATCACTATTTTCCTGGCCATCGCCCTGCCCTGGCATGTTTGGATGATTTGGGAAAACCCCTCTTTTTTTGATTTTTATTTTATTCACGAGCATTTTGAACGCTATTTCACCACCGTTCATCGCCGTTATCAACCCTTTTGGTTCTTTATTCCCGTTGTGATTCTGGGCTTTTTTCCCTGGATTGGATTTATTCCAAAAGCCCTGAAAGATTTCTTCCCCTTGAAACTTAAACAACTTAAAACCTATGATGTTGAGCTATTTTTGGTTCTGTGGATTGCATTATTCTTTATGGTCTTTAGTTTTTCCCAATCTAGTTTGATTCCCTATATGCTGCCTATTTTTCCCCCACTAGCTGTAATAGTTGGTCGTTATCTAAGTTACGTCTGGAAAAACAGTCTTTCTTTAAGGAGTGAAGGGATTTTTTATTCTCTATTTGTTTTTGCCCTTGCTGGTGCTGCTTACTATGCCTCAGAAAATGGTTTGATTGACACCGCCCTATTTCAAGAAACCCAATTGGCCCAAAACATTTTGATAGGCACAGGAGTTCTTGTTTTGGGACTTTCTTTCCTGAAAAACGTACGCCCCATGATTATTGCGCTGGTTGCGGGACAAGTGCTGTTTCTATTCGCTCTGAATGACGTAGCCTATCTTTTGCAAAGACCTTCCACAAAGCCCTTGGCCGAAAAAATTAAAAGCTTATATGGCGACTCTGCCCAAGTCGTTAGTTATGGGCGCTACTACCAAGACTTGCCACCCTACTTGAATCAAACCGTGAAAATTGTATCCTGGAGCGGTGAGTTGGATTTCGGAAAAAATCTTGAACCCAATAATACAGTCTTCATGACCCCTGAAGATTTGGCCACTCTGTGGGCTGGTCCAGCGCCTGTCTGCGTTGTAACGCCTCGTTCTCGAGTAGCGGAGCTTCAAAACAGCCTGGTCCCTGAGCCTCAAGAAATCGCCAGCGTTGAAAGTTCTATTTACCCGGACGCAACCGTTTTAATATGTTCTAACCAACAATAG
- a CDS encoding DegT/DnrJ/EryC1/StrS family aminotransferase: MKEPALKEFLPFAKPEFTPETIAEVSQCLESGWITTGPRVKKFEELLKRYHQAPHAITVASATAGLHVALLALDLQPEDEVITTSFTFVATLNTIVLAGAKPVLVDVDPLTYNLDLNLLEKAITKNTKAIVPVHFAGAPVDMDHLYAIARKHNLRIIEDAAHAIGTEYKGKKIGSFGDTQVFSFHPNKNMTTGEGGCVLTSDETLAKKVTSLKFHGIDREAWNRFSKEGSQFYDVIAPGFKYNMTDMSAALGIHQLPHLDTFIEKRTKIAHTYEHAFKGWDELIVRKSPTYSHRHAWNLFNVLINPQATKITRDEFVQLLKEENIGTGVHWQVPHLFSFYKETYGYKKGDFPHSEFIADHVVSLPLFPGLTADQQNIIIHTIGKIFGKTVS, from the coding sequence ATGAAAGAACCCGCTTTAAAAGAATTTTTGCCCTTTGCAAAGCCTGAATTTACCCCAGAAACAATTGCAGAAGTATCCCAGTGTTTAGAATCTGGGTGGATCACAACAGGCCCTCGCGTTAAAAAATTTGAAGAGCTTTTAAAGCGCTATCACCAGGCACCTCACGCCATCACTGTAGCTTCTGCCACGGCGGGTCTGCATGTGGCCCTGTTGGCCCTAGACCTGCAGCCCGAGGATGAAGTTATCACAACTTCTTTCACCTTTGTTGCCACGCTAAATACTATTGTTCTAGCCGGCGCCAAACCCGTTCTGGTTGATGTTGACCCCCTAACTTACAATCTAGATCTCAATCTGCTTGAAAAAGCGATCACTAAAAACACAAAAGCTATTGTCCCCGTACACTTTGCCGGCGCCCCCGTTGATATGGACCATCTGTATGCAATAGCCCGCAAACACAATCTACGCATCATTGAAGATGCTGCCCATGCCATTGGAACTGAATACAAAGGCAAAAAAATAGGATCCTTTGGGGATACGCAAGTTTTCAGCTTTCATCCCAATAAAAACATGACCACCGGGGAAGGCGGCTGTGTCCTAACATCAGATGAAACCCTGGCCAAAAAAGTCACATCTTTGAAATTTCATGGCATTGATCGGGAAGCTTGGAATCGCTTTTCAAAAGAAGGCAGCCAATTTTATGACGTCATCGCCCCAGGCTTTAAATACAATATGACGGATATGTCTGCTGCTTTAGGCATTCATCAGTTGCCTCATTTGGATACATTCATTGAAAAACGCACGAAAATTGCCCACACTTATGAGCACGCCTTTAAGGGCTGGGATGAACTGATTGTGCGAAAAAGCCCCACCTATTCCCACCGCCACGCTTGGAATTTATTCAATGTTCTGATTAATCCGCAGGCCACAAAAATAACCCGTGACGAATTCGTTCAACTGCTTAAAGAGGAAAATATTGGAACAGGAGTGCATTGGCAGGTCCCTCACCTATTCAGCTTTTACAAAGAAACTTATGGGTATAAAAAAGGGGATTTTCCTCACTCCGAATTCATTGCGGACCATGTGGTTAGCTTGCCCTTATTTCCCGGATTGACGGCTGACCAGCAAAATATAATTATTCACACAATTGGCAAAATTTTTGGTAAAACAGTATCATGA
- a CDS encoding glycosyltransferase, translated as MKSSVYLSVVIPVYNEQESLQSLSDRLMPVLENTKKSYEVIYTNDGSKDNSLGILKKLQKDFPKHVRVIDFGGNYGQHMAIMAAFEHSRGDVIINLDADLQNPPEEIPKLLEKFEQGHDVVGSYRLDRKDHLWRHWGSRFANNVRGMITDAHMKDQGCMFRSYSRSIVKQIVDGGETSTFIPVLAWRLAENPCEVGLRHDPREEGESKYGIYELIRVAIDLATNFSMVPIQFFTFFGMIVSGLSFCLVVYMFARRLLIGPEAEGLFTLIAIVIFLISVAIMGIGIVGEYVGRTYQALCRRRYSVRQIIQDKSISTTKDEE; from the coding sequence ATGAAATCATCTGTATACTTATCTGTTGTTATTCCAGTTTATAACGAGCAAGAAAGCCTGCAAAGCCTTTCTGATCGGTTAATGCCCGTTTTGGAAAATACAAAAAAATCCTATGAGGTCATTTATACCAATGACGGCAGTAAGGATAATTCCTTAGGCATTTTGAAAAAACTGCAAAAGGATTTCCCCAAGCATGTGCGTGTCATTGATTTTGGCGGCAATTACGGCCAACATATGGCTATCATGGCGGCTTTTGAGCACTCTCGCGGGGATGTGATTATTAATCTGGATGCGGATCTTCAAAACCCTCCTGAGGAAATTCCCAAGTTACTGGAAAAGTTTGAACAGGGTCATGATGTGGTGGGCAGTTATCGCCTGGATCGTAAAGACCATTTATGGCGCCATTGGGGTTCCCGCTTTGCCAATAATGTGCGAGGAATGATTACGGATGCTCACATGAAAGACCAGGGCTGTATGTTCCGGTCTTATTCTCGCTCTATCGTTAAGCAGATTGTGGATGGGGGGGAAACTTCTACCTTCATTCCCGTTTTGGCTTGGCGTTTGGCCGAAAACCCCTGTGAGGTTGGTTTGCGCCATGACCCCAGGGAAGAAGGCGAATCAAAGTATGGGATTTACGAACTGATTCGCGTTGCCATTGACTTGGCTACCAACTTTTCTATGGTTCCCATTCAATTCTTTACCTTTTTTGGCATGATTGTGTCGGGACTAAGTTTCTGCTTGGTTGTCTACATGTTTGCCCGTCGTTTGCTTATTGGTCCCGAAGCAGAAGGTCTTTTTACTCTGATTGCCATCGTTATTTTCTTGATTAGTGTGGCTATCATGGGTATAGGAATTGTGGGTGAATATGTGGGGCGCACTTACCAAGCCTTGTGCCGCAGAAGGTACAGTGTTCGCCAAATAATTCAGGATAAAAGCATATCAACAACAAAGGATGAAGAATGA
- a CDS encoding bifunctional UDP-4-keto-pentose/UDP-xylose synthase, with the protein MSLKVLILGINGFIGSALTRSILNTTDWEVYGMDLDNHKLSECLSNPNLHFSKRNILTDQEWIEDHVQKCDVVLPLVAIANPMLYVQKPLQVFELDFESNLSVVRYCVKHKKRIIFPSTSEVYGMCPDKEFDEETSNLVLGPIHKQRWIYSCAKQMMDRVIFAYGIHEDLDYTLFRPFNWLGPRMDDVYAAKANSSRAAIQFISNVLYGRPIQLMDGGSQKRCFTYVEEGVDALMRMIRNKDGKASQRIFNVGNPKNNHSMKEVAEMIVETFKELPDFKHLGENAVIESLSAAEHFGKHYEDVPNRVPAIKNAQEYLGWNPEVTLKEILQRTLDYHLVQHPQEIVHD; encoded by the coding sequence ATGAGCTTAAAAGTTTTAATTTTAGGAATTAACGGATTTATTGGAAGCGCCCTCACTCGGTCTATTTTAAATACGACGGATTGGGAAGTTTATGGCATGGATTTAGACAATCATAAACTGTCTGAATGTCTAAGCAATCCAAACCTTCATTTTTCCAAGCGTAATATTCTGACCGATCAAGAATGGATTGAAGATCACGTTCAAAAATGTGATGTAGTATTGCCTTTGGTTGCTATTGCGAACCCTATGCTGTATGTGCAAAAACCCTTGCAGGTTTTTGAATTAGATTTTGAATCTAACTTAAGTGTCGTGCGCTATTGCGTGAAACATAAAAAGCGGATCATTTTCCCTTCAACCTCAGAAGTATACGGCATGTGCCCCGATAAGGAATTTGATGAAGAAACCTCTAACTTAGTCCTGGGGCCCATCCATAAACAACGGTGGATTTATTCCTGTGCTAAGCAAATGATGGACCGCGTGATTTTTGCCTATGGCATTCATGAAGATTTAGACTATACCCTTTTCCGTCCCTTCAACTGGTTGGGGCCTCGCATGGATGATGTTTATGCCGCAAAAGCGAACTCGTCCCGCGCTGCTATCCAGTTCATCAGTAATGTGCTCTATGGCCGCCCTATCCAGCTTATGGATGGTGGGTCACAAAAGCGCTGCTTCACCTACGTAGAAGAAGGCGTTGATGCCCTTATGCGCATGATTCGAAACAAAGACGGCAAAGCATCCCAACGGATTTTCAACGTGGGCAATCCAAAAAACAACCACTCCATGAAGGAAGTTGCTGAAATGATCGTAGAAACCTTTAAAGAACTTCCCGATTTCAAGCATTTGGGAGAAAACGCTGTTATTGAAAGCCTGTCCGCCGCTGAACATTTTGGGAAGCACTATGAAGATGTTCCCAATCGCGTTCCCGCCATCAAGAATGCACAAGAATACTTAGGATGGAATCCCGAAGTGACATTGAAAGAAATTCTGCAAAGAACCCTAGATTATCATTTGGTCCAACATCCCCAGGAAATTGTTCATGATTAA
- a CDS encoding DMT family transporter yields the protein MIKNLSAHKKTVFLGCFYMVLTVFMFGLGNALVKVIAAEIPVIQILFFRAILAVAMLWGYFKVTNKPHLMKSQNIKLQLGRGAIGFFSLYTLFLSFQLLPITDATALSFATPLFITMLSVPLLKEKVSMPCWIAVIIGFLGVSYMADPTGNVTLLGSAAAIVSAFLEGTVMILSRTLSKKDHPLTSVFYHVVVISLFAACFMPFYWEPVSWSLFLLLVLLTFISNLGQIFVVFAYSKAPAVVIAPILYTLIIWGGLFGYFFWGERLNEHLLLGLPVVILSGLYIIYQEFKAHKEHTPEMG from the coding sequence ATGATTAAGAATCTTTCCGCTCATAAAAAAACTGTTTTTCTGGGCTGTTTTTATATGGTGCTGACTGTATTTATGTTTGGCCTGGGGAATGCCCTGGTTAAAGTCATCGCCGCGGAAATTCCCGTGATTCAGATTCTTTTCTTCCGGGCTATTTTGGCTGTTGCCATGTTGTGGGGGTATTTTAAGGTGACGAATAAACCTCACCTGATGAAAAGCCAAAACATAAAACTGCAGCTGGGACGTGGGGCTATTGGGTTTTTCAGTCTTTACACCCTGTTTTTGTCCTTCCAATTGCTCCCCATTACAGACGCTACGGCTCTAAGCTTTGCAACCCCCTTGTTCATAACCATGCTTTCTGTCCCTCTTTTGAAAGAAAAAGTAAGCATGCCCTGTTGGATTGCCGTCATCATAGGATTTCTTGGCGTATCTTATATGGCTGACCCTACAGGGAACGTGACTTTGCTTGGGTCTGCGGCTGCCATTGTGTCGGCCTTTTTAGAGGGCACTGTCATGATTTTATCGCGCACTCTTTCTAAAAAAGACCACCCATTGACCTCAGTCTTTTATCATGTGGTGGTTATCTCTCTGTTTGCCGCCTGTTTCATGCCCTTTTATTGGGAGCCAGTTTCTTGGTCGTTGTTTTTATTATTAGTGTTGCTGACTTTTATCAGCAACTTGGGGCAAATTTTCGTGGTATTTGCCTATAGCAAAGCCCCCGCCGTGGTCATTGCCCCTATCTTGTATACATTAATTATATGGGGTGGCTTGTTTGGTTATTTCTTTTGGGGAGAACGCCTCAACGAACATCTTCTCCTCGGCCTACCCGTCGTGATTTTGAGCGGCCTTTATATTATTTATCAAGAATTCAAAGCTCACAAGGAGCATACGCCCGAGATGGGGTGA
- a CDS encoding TraB/GumN family protein translates to MYPKFLYTIIFGLVAIQHAHSSIIDADEKPVTIVCIYGKEHPLTQEFVFEDSFKTQFRDLRLVDDSIGFGKLMGRIDEFFESERIRKNLKRKEDAINPLFFKLTKENRSFFILGTIHCLPLDILPQAVKDMIFKCNILVTERTVDSTHNVDHLEQTLNYYFDADSNWFDRLTPEEQKHLHTISPISPEYLINRSDNKPRAKEIIESFSKHTEISIEKIRLDIIVKNYLALHYENGMDLKLSDRFQELSRSVFSLESAEETINRPLWYPSPEEQFQGLKEVLGVEGGFLSDEDIWKISHAYLSCVESFLDSSDKSDDDDDDDDDDEQVIKDNNLWWPRIIETAKVVSSETMLVGVGLSHLDGPNGILYKLITEGCFAVELYTPLQGWIDVTELIKK, encoded by the coding sequence ATGTACCCAAAATTCTTATATACAATTATTTTCGGACTAGTTGCAATTCAACACGCCCATTCTTCTATTATCGATGCAGATGAAAAACCCGTTACTATTGTTTGCATCTATGGAAAAGAACACCCCCTAACACAAGAGTTCGTTTTTGAAGACTCTTTCAAAACACAGTTTAGAGATCTTCGCCTGGTTGATGACTCAATCGGCTTTGGAAAATTAATGGGGCGGATTGATGAGTTTTTTGAATCTGAACGCATTCGAAAAAATCTCAAAAGAAAAGAAGATGCTATAAACCCCCTGTTTTTTAAACTTACAAAAGAAAATCGTAGTTTTTTCATACTAGGAACCATACATTGTTTGCCTCTAGACATACTTCCCCAAGCGGTGAAAGATATGATCTTTAAATGCAATATTCTTGTGACAGAAAGAACTGTAGATAGTACGCACAATGTTGACCACTTAGAACAAACATTAAACTATTATTTTGATGCAGATTCTAATTGGTTTGATCGGTTAACCCCCGAAGAGCAAAAACATCTTCATACGATTTCTCCGATATCTCCTGAATATCTTATAAACAGGTCAGACAATAAACCACGGGCTAAAGAGATAATAGAATCTTTTTCAAAACATACTGAAATCAGCATAGAAAAAATTAGGTTAGATATAATTGTAAAAAATTATCTAGCGCTCCACTACGAAAATGGTATGGATTTGAAACTTTCTGATCGTTTTCAAGAATTATCACGTTCTGTATTCTCTCTTGAGTCTGCAGAAGAAACTATTAATAGACCACTGTGGTATCCAAGCCCCGAAGAACAGTTTCAAGGGCTCAAAGAGGTCCTTGGCGTTGAAGGAGGATTTCTGTCTGATGAAGATATATGGAAAATATCACATGCTTATTTGTCTTGTGTTGAGAGTTTTTTGGATTCATCTGATAAAAGTGATGACGACGATGACGACGACGACGATGATGAACAAGTTATTAAAGATAATAATCTTTGGTGGCCTCGCATTATAGAGACAGCAAAAGTAGTGTCCTCAGAAACAATGCTTGTAGGTGTAGGCTTATCTCATTTAGATGGGCCCAATGGAATCTTATATAAGCTTATAACAGAAGGTTGTTTTGCTGTAGAGCTTTACACTCCACTCCAGGGATGGATTGATGTAACAGAATTGATTAAGAAATAA
- a CDS encoding HU family DNA-binding protein, translating into MNKNELIAQVAHHAGLSKVSAAKAVDGILESITKALKSGHDVRLVGFGTFCCVHRKATEGRNPRTGAKIKIAAARLPKFRAGKGLKQQVAK; encoded by the coding sequence ATGAATAAAAATGAACTGATTGCACAAGTTGCACACCACGCAGGTCTTTCTAAAGTTTCCGCAGCAAAAGCTGTAGATGGAATTTTGGAATCCATAACAAAAGCTTTGAAGAGCGGACATGACGTACGTTTGGTTGGCTTTGGAACATTCTGCTGCGTTCACCGTAAAGCAACAGAAGGTCGCAACCCACGTACTGGTGCGAAAATTAAGATTGCTGCAGCACGTTTGCCTAAGTTCCGTGCAGGTAAAGGCTTGAAACAACAAGTTGCAAAATAA
- a CDS encoding cation:proton antiporter, whose protein sequence is MHTVIPLTEIVTIVLCALVCGMILTRLKQPAVLGYVLAGVILGPSLLEGADIQTIIKALAELGVFMLLFTLGVDMNLRFFKSNWVITVGCVLLQFLFSIAAVYGISVFFNWSFGLVFVIGSMICLSSTAVAIKMLESMGELKTDIGHLTISILIAQDLAFVPMALAVHGLGDMGFSIGTLLAKICISVGILVALIWYLSRTERVRIPYLNQISHSGELLPLMTLSFCFGLAAITGALGLSASYGAFLAGLVLGNTAERHEIIKTTHPIQSTLLMVFFLSIGLLIDLKFIWSNITLISILMVVIAVGKTALNAGILHMFKQKWTVSFISSLVLAQIGEFSFVLADSGVSSHLLGPNEHKLVISLTVLSLIFSPFWMSIARKFQGLEKINSVYQASLNTPKGIKNKIADFFSWKKDDL, encoded by the coding sequence GTGCACACCGTTATCCCCTTAACCGAAATTGTTACCATTGTTCTATGCGCCCTGGTGTGTGGAATGATCTTAACACGCCTTAAGCAACCCGCTGTTTTAGGATATGTGCTGGCAGGGGTTATTTTGGGACCGTCTCTACTTGAAGGGGCTGACATACAGACTATTATTAAGGCCTTAGCCGAGTTAGGTGTCTTTATGCTGCTGTTTACCCTGGGGGTTGATATGAACCTTCGCTTTTTTAAAAGCAACTGGGTCATTACGGTGGGATGCGTTTTGCTGCAGTTTTTATTCAGCATTGCAGCCGTTTACGGCATTTCTGTCTTTTTTAACTGGTCGTTTGGCCTTGTGTTTGTGATTGGGTCCATGATTTGCCTTAGCAGTACAGCCGTTGCTATTAAAATGCTGGAAAGCATGGGAGAGCTAAAAACTGACATCGGTCACTTGACCATTAGCATTTTGATTGCCCAAGACTTGGCCTTCGTCCCCATGGCGTTGGCTGTACATGGTCTGGGGGATATGGGATTTAGCATTGGGACCCTACTGGCAAAGATATGCATTTCCGTTGGCATTTTGGTGGCCCTGATCTGGTATTTAAGCCGCACAGAACGCGTACGCATTCCCTATTTGAATCAGATTTCTCATTCGGGGGAACTGCTCCCTTTGATGACTCTAAGCTTTTGCTTTGGGTTAGCAGCCATTACAGGTGCTCTGGGGCTTTCGGCTTCTTATGGAGCTTTTTTGGCAGGCCTTGTACTGGGAAACACAGCGGAACGCCATGAAATTATTAAGACTACTCATCCCATTCAAAGCACTCTGCTGATGGTTTTCTTCTTATCCATTGGTCTTTTGATTGATCTGAAATTTATTTGGAGCAATATAACCTTAATCAGCATCCTGATGGTTGTGATTGCTGTGGGAAAAACCGCCCTAAATGCCGGCATTCTGCATATGTTCAAGCAAAAATGGACCGTATCCTTTATCAGTAGCTTAGTTTTGGCCCAGATTGGAGAGTTTTCATTCGTGCTGGCCGATTCAGGGGTATCAAGTCATCTGTTGGGCCCAAACGAACATAAGTTGGTGATTTCTCTAACTGTCCTTTCTTTAATATTCAGCCCTTTCTGGATGTCAATTGCCCGAAAGTTCCAAGGGCTTGAAAAAATTAATAGTGTGTATCAAGCCTCTTTAAATACACCAAAAGGTATCAAGAATAAGATTGCAGATTTCTTTTCATGGAAAAAAGACGACCTATAA
- a CDS encoding ribonuclease HII: MEKRRPIKYEPSFEFEHAYPSPVVGLDEAGCGAWVGPVVAGAAFILPACPHDLLHALNDSKRLTEKVRESLFQTFQENPAYIKIATGLATTEEIESLNIRNAALLAMSRAYELLEIPALMALVDGTGKPRLPCPSRSIIKGDQRSYSIAAASIAAKVTRDHLMKALAEEFPSYGWATNAGYGTQEHQRALKEHGVTPYHRRSYKPIQALLGTLFSSL, encoded by the coding sequence ATGGAAAAAAGACGACCTATAAAATACGAACCCTCTTTTGAGTTCGAGCATGCCTATCCCTCCCCCGTTGTAGGGTTGGACGAAGCAGGTTGTGGTGCATGGGTTGGTCCTGTAGTCGCTGGCGCGGCCTTTATTTTACCCGCCTGCCCTCATGATTTACTACACGCCTTGAATGATTCCAAACGTCTAACGGAAAAAGTACGGGAAAGTTTGTTTCAAACCTTTCAAGAAAACCCCGCCTACATTAAAATAGCTACGGGCCTGGCAACGACCGAAGAAATCGAATCTTTGAACATTCGAAATGCAGCCTTGTTAGCTATGAGCCGCGCTTATGAGTTGCTGGAAATACCAGCCCTTATGGCTTTGGTAGATGGGACAGGAAAACCGAGACTTCCCTGTCCCAGCCGATCTATCATTAAAGGCGATCAGCGAAGTTATTCCATTGCAGCAGCCTCAATTGCCGCCAAAGTAACCCGCGACCACTTGATGAAAGCTCTTGCAGAAGAATTCCCTTCCTATGGCTGGGCAACGAATGCAGGTTACGGAACTCAAGAGCATCAGAGAGCCCTGAAAGAACATGGGGTTACACCATACCATCGCAGAAGCTACAAACCCATTCAGGCCTTGTTGGGGACTCTTTTCTCGTCCTTGTGA
- the grxC gene encoding glutaredoxin 3 has protein sequence MSKKIRIYTASYCPYCVKAKMLLDRKGLSYEEIDVTNKSEEREKLVVKAQGRKTVPQIFIGEMHVGGCDDLYEKEDMGELDQLLK, from the coding sequence ATGAGCAAGAAAATTAGAATTTATACGGCAAGTTATTGCCCCTATTGCGTGAAGGCAAAAATGCTTTTAGACCGTAAGGGGCTCTCTTACGAAGAAATTGATGTGACGAATAAGTCAGAAGAGCGAGAAAAGCTGGTTGTAAAAGCCCAAGGCCGCAAAACCGTGCCTCAGATTTTCATAGGGGAGATGCATGTGGGTGGATGTGATGATCTTTATGAAAAGGAAGATATGGGTGAACTAGACCAACTCCTTAAGTAA
- a CDS encoding ComF family protein, protein MYTAAINFFLPPVCLMCRDLLQDNTAVCAKCWEEIDFITDPFCESCAYPFSFGEHGHQLKCGACLDAPPSFSKTRAVFKYDHFSKNLILPFKHNKAIHFAPLLGDWMQRAGKDILQDADLFVPVPLHWTRLLKRGFNQAAVLAKRLEKKSQIPAKMTILKRIKRTPSQGDLTVQEREKNVANVFQVLDQHEKLVQGKVVILVDDVMTTGATLNACAKALLRAGAQEVRTLVAARVL, encoded by the coding sequence ATGTACACCGCTGCCATAAACTTCTTTCTGCCCCCTGTTTGTTTAATGTGTCGCGATTTACTTCAAGATAACACGGCTGTTTGCGCCAAGTGTTGGGAGGAAATTGATTTCATTACAGACCCTTTTTGCGAAAGCTGTGCCTACCCCTTTAGTTTTGGAGAACACGGACACCAATTAAAGTGTGGGGCTTGCCTAGATGCGCCCCCAAGTTTTTCTAAAACCCGAGCGGTTTTCAAATACGATCATTTTTCCAAAAATCTTATTCTGCCTTTTAAACATAATAAGGCCATTCATTTTGCGCCCCTGCTGGGGGATTGGATGCAGCGGGCTGGTAAGGATATTCTGCAGGATGCGGATCTGTTTGTGCCAGTGCCTTTGCATTGGACGCGCCTTTTAAAACGAGGTTTTAACCAGGCTGCCGTTTTAGCAAAAAGGCTAGAGAAAAAATCACAGATTCCCGCCAAAATGACTATTTTAAAAAGAATAAAAAGGACGCCTTCTCAGGGTGATTTAACTGTGCAAGAACGCGAAAAAAATGTTGCAAATGTTTTTCAAGTGCTTGACCAACATGAAAAATTGGTTCAGGGTAAGGTCGTCATTTTAGTTGATGATGTGATGACAACGGGGGCAACTCTGAATGCCTGTGCGAAAGCCTTGCTAAGGGCAGGTGCTCAAGAGGTGAGAACCCTTGTTGCTGCCCGGGTTTTATAA